One genomic window of Mucilaginibacter sp. SJ includes the following:
- a CDS encoding BfmA/BtgA family mobilization protein, with protein MSKDENIKTIRFPVKTDEKLVIIANKCGLSKLNLFMFMVDYFYKTKKDPRDLNDELLKNAINRKTDNIVAFIRTQEQELLMPLKKDSERMINSQLKIVDYFNQYIIAHNKEQKEAHAVQRKAIEEIVKYLQTMDRLQLEKRNLKVRFKTILEHYVSHRENLNVFAKQADKDELVRFAREQLENL; from the coding sequence ATGAGCAAGGATGAAAATATAAAAACGATCCGGTTCCCGGTGAAGACAGATGAAAAGCTGGTCATCATCGCTAATAAATGCGGCCTGTCAAAGCTTAACCTGTTCATGTTCATGGTAGATTATTTTTATAAGACCAAGAAAGATCCGAGGGATTTGAACGATGAGCTATTGAAAAATGCGATCAACAGGAAGACGGACAATATCGTTGCGTTTATCAGGACACAGGAGCAGGAACTTTTGATGCCCTTAAAAAAAGATTCGGAGCGTATGATCAATTCACAATTGAAGATCGTGGATTATTTTAACCAATATATCATCGCGCATAATAAGGAGCAGAAAGAAGCTCATGCAGTCCAAAGAAAAGCAATAGAAGAGATCGTGAAATATCTCCAAACTATGGACAGGCTGCAATTGGAAAAAAGAAATCTGAAAGTCCGTTTCAAAACAATCCTGGAGCATTATGTTTCCCATCGGGAGAATTTAAATGTATTTGCGAAGCAGGCAGATAAGGATGAGCTGGTACGTTTTGCCAGGGAACAGTTAGAAAACCTGTGA
- a CDS encoding alpha/beta fold hydrolase produces the protein MEKITIILVHGAWSDGAHWKYVISKLVKAGYKVRAAQNPLTSLTDDVQKTTDLINLQEGKVLLVGYSYGGAVITNAGNNDKVAGLVYVAAYVDAC, from the coding sequence ATGGAAAAGATTACAATTATTTTAGTACATGGTGCCTGGAGCGACGGTGCACATTGGAAATACGTAATATCAAAACTTGTAAAGGCAGGATATAAAGTTCGAGCAGCACAAAACCCATTAACCTCATTAACTGATGATGTACAGAAAACGACCGACTTGATTAATCTACAAGAGGGAAAGGTTTTATTGGTAGGCTATTCTTACGGTGGAGCAGTAATTACTAATGCCGGGAATAATGATAAAGTAGCCGGATTGGTATATGTTGCCGCTTACGTGGACGCGTGTTGA
- a CDS encoding HEPN domain-containing protein — translation MNTIQIKLTDTQHKELQEIAKALTNQYQIKKIICFAAINRSSEEATVFDHSKVVSETNYYLLVMTTDITRIEHAMQDYISKLFPGTFVVAHGLETVMNLVYKYDTFFLNVCLNGALIYTSDGFTMIPDFDEAKVEDAILKDREAFKRIYNLALGFLESAWNCLENDFDNNVIFLLHQAVEQGCRALIRLFTGYRSDIHNIGRLIDFCNCFSPEPSALFRRHFAKEKHLFKVLSASYSDVRYKDNYQVVDHEADLLCTQVQAFLDLIEELAKKETAPGTARTTVEASAEVVDYSPALPASL, via the coding sequence ATGAATACTATACAAATCAAACTTACCGATACACAGCACAAGGAATTGCAGGAGATAGCGAAAGCCTTAACCAATCAATATCAAATTAAGAAGATCATTTGTTTTGCTGCAATAAACAGATCAAGCGAGGAAGCTACTGTTTTTGATCATTCAAAAGTTGTTTCTGAAACCAATTACTATTTACTGGTAATGACTACCGATATCACCCGTATAGAGCATGCAATGCAGGATTATATCAGTAAATTATTCCCTGGTACATTCGTCGTCGCACATGGGCTTGAAACAGTGATGAACCTTGTTTACAAATACGACACTTTCTTTTTAAATGTCTGTTTAAACGGCGCACTAATTTATACTTCCGACGGCTTTACGATGATTCCTGATTTTGACGAAGCCAAAGTGGAAGATGCCATTTTAAAAGACCGAGAAGCTTTCAAAAGGATCTACAACCTTGCATTGGGCTTCTTAGAAAGTGCATGGAATTGCCTGGAAAACGACTTCGACAATAATGTTATCTTTTTACTTCATCAGGCAGTTGAGCAAGGATGCAGGGCATTGATAAGGCTGTTTACAGGATACCGGTCTGACATCCATAATATCGGCCGGTTAATTGATTTCTGCAATTGCTTTTCACCGGAACCGTCAGCGTTATTCCGGCGACATTTTGCAAAAGAGAAGCATCTGTTTAAGGTACTTTCCGCAAGCTACTCGGATGTCCGATATAAAGATAACTACCAGGTAGTTGACCATGAAGCTGATTTATTATGCACACAAGTGCAAGCCTTTCTTGATCTAATAGAAGAACTGGCAAAAAAAGAGACCGCACCGGGTACTGCTAGGACCACAGTTGAGGCATCGGCAGAGGTCGTGGATTATTCCCCGGCCCTGCCAGCTTCGCTGTGA
- a CDS encoding helix-turn-helix transcriptional regulator, with translation MNTTDIPKNIHQGRNVKRFREMLGLKQEALAIELGDDWSQKRISLLESKEVLEPELLSQVAKVLKVPEEAIKNFDEQAAVTYFNTFNDNSFSNSNGTFHANYCTFNPIDKWLEVIEENKKLYERLLQSEREKVEILKNKG, from the coding sequence ATGAATACTACCGACATACCAAAGAATATCCATCAAGGTCGAAACGTTAAACGCTTCCGAGAAATGCTCGGATTAAAGCAGGAAGCACTTGCTATTGAATTGGGTGATGATTGGAGTCAAAAGAGAATATCTCTTTTGGAATCTAAGGAGGTGTTGGAGCCAGAATTATTGTCACAGGTAGCTAAAGTGTTGAAAGTACCTGAAGAGGCCATCAAAAATTTCGATGAGCAGGCCGCTGTGACATATTTCAACACTTTTAATGACAACAGTTTCAGTAATAGCAATGGTACTTTTCATGCAAATTATTGCACTTTTAATCCAATAGATAAATGGCTTGAAGTTATCGAAGAAAACAAAAAGCTTTATGAACGCCTCCTACAAAGTGAACGTGAAAAAGTAGAAATCTTAAAGAACAAGGGTTAA
- a CDS encoding DUF6443 domain-containing protein encodes MPFKNKYMWTAIVMLSFFFVVGRSYAQAPVISYTPRNRTLTAGVSISFSPTNTGGATSTGQTTTLAGTGSAGSTDGVGTAASFNQPLGATVDPSGNIYIAEGGTHIIRKITPNGTVSLFAGRYYTGDADGQGTSAAFWHPVGLAADQVGNIYVADEDNNKIKKITPFGMVTTFAGSGSQGGANGTGAAASFYYPCGVAVDASGNVYVADTFNNKIRKITPAGVVSDLAGSGSAGTADGQGAAAAFSQPFSIVVDASGNLFVTDRVNARIRKITPSGFVSTLAGSTSGYLDGTGAAAKFNAPTGLAIDKQGNLFVTDEANNRIRKITAAGVVTTVAGTGTAGANNGAGNVATFNLPFGLAVDGSGFLYVGDFTTNLIRKVVSSAFTISPSLSPGLAFDGSNGAISGTPTASAPTNYTVTAYNAYGTGAAPLSITVVNNGAPSPSADMNYIATMVPKLAGITTNDALYAISNDVTMVETNIEYLDDLGRPIQEVQVKGSPSQRDIIQPIAYDGYGRETIKYLPYPVKPTATSDGRYNATAISDQASFYANPSSATWNAPGVASTNFPTSETKIETSPLDRPLEQGAPGDNWQLTGKSGTTNAGHTTKFAYATNNASGVSSGTGFWAKLYGVDYPAPGQFKTALKDLGGYQLNQLFVTVTKNENWLPSQTNQKWNTTEEYQDKAGKVVLRRVFNHNDNTNQDEILSTYYVYDDYSNLTYVLPPNADPDAGNITQDKLDAFCYQYRYDGRNRMVEKKIPGQGWLLMLYNKMDQLVGLQDSVQRMKNPQEWNFVKYDGFQRTVISGFYTLPGSTVGVDYRAQQQALVDAQTSEWETKLPGADYTTRTYPTIGFSTLSANYFDNYDIPGRPGIYTPSSYNKMTRGLPTGSKVALLTSSLPLLLKTQYYDQNWNIGQNYVQHFKGANVTIRNYDSFDNTYDFLRQQTNSVRNHYIYVSGQTNAVIKYNIAKESIYDHVGRQKESWQQITNQDGTSAPVSDTKVQLSKLDYNEIGQLLTKHLHSTNGTSYLQDVGFQYNERGWLLKSTAPLFEEQLQYNVVNGISGISPTAQYNGNIASQSWGTASAQNVNSYTYSYDKLNRLISGTSTEGNTEIAAYDRMGNIRALNRYNTGGVLVDQLTYNYTVGSSNTNILQTITDGTLNDSGVKHGTSNYNYDGNGNMLVDQSRISGTVNFSYNRLNLPQNVTGAKTITYTYDASGQKLRRVSAATSNTDYVAGIQYDGATSALSFIRNDEGESLPIDAVSYNYEYYLFDHLGNIRVSFDSRTGVARKVQEDNYYPYGQEINYSVSGTKNEYLYNKKELEEEIGDYDYGARFYDPLVARWTSIDPMSESGHQFSPYSYVEGNPMGNTDPNGMETDIGTGWSLEKLQEIFGSNSVQIGYLESEQATSSSKPPGTDKSPNAQRTRGYWRTLWDDMSNYDDATSITQNWNRIIDKPQTALLYAGDAYYNAIQVFTTDFWVNQYHGMVNYFNAPAEVRAKIDSRGLHGQIVGFGTFAPISEFASFKNTPFVDVGPTFSEYKASRGGTKTLAKIKVEEGYQLISDEFHHAFITQRMQKAYNIPNYFVNNRFNVIKLNTVQHALIDPYRYQFLRASFKPRLGLFTGEYNWFTKFK; translated from the coding sequence ATGCCATTCAAAAATAAATATATGTGGACAGCAATCGTCATGCTGTCGTTTTTCTTCGTCGTTGGAAGGAGTTATGCACAAGCTCCCGTAATCAGTTATACTCCACGCAACAGAACACTTACAGCAGGGGTATCGATCAGCTTTAGTCCAACGAATACCGGCGGAGCAACTTCGACCGGGCAAACTACGACCCTTGCCGGAACCGGTTCCGCAGGATCAACTGACGGAGTAGGAACGGCTGCAAGCTTCAATCAGCCGCTAGGCGCAACGGTTGATCCTTCTGGCAACATATATATTGCAGAGGGCGGAACTCACATAATTCGCAAAATTACACCAAATGGTACTGTAAGTCTTTTCGCGGGCAGATATTATACTGGAGATGCTGACGGACAAGGAACATCGGCTGCATTTTGGCATCCGGTAGGTCTTGCGGCTGACCAAGTGGGAAATATATATGTTGCAGATGAAGACAATAACAAGATAAAAAAAATAACCCCTTTTGGCATGGTTACCACGTTTGCTGGCAGTGGCTCACAGGGTGGCGCAAACGGCACTGGAGCTGCGGCAAGCTTTTATTATCCATGCGGGGTTGCTGTTGATGCCTCCGGGAATGTATACGTTGCAGATACATTTAACAATAAAATTCGAAAGATTACCCCGGCCGGTGTTGTAAGTGACTTAGCGGGAAGTGGATCGGCGGGGACGGCTGACGGCCAGGGGGCAGCCGCAGCGTTCAGTCAGCCTTTTAGTATCGTCGTTGACGCATCAGGAAATTTGTTTGTAACAGACCGTGTAAACGCTCGAATAAGAAAAATTACCCCATCCGGATTCGTTAGCACCCTGGCTGGTAGCACAAGTGGCTATTTAGACGGCACTGGTGCCGCTGCAAAATTTAACGCTCCGACGGGGCTTGCTATCGATAAACAGGGAAACTTGTTTGTCACCGATGAGGCCAATAATAGAATTAGAAAAATCACCGCTGCCGGTGTAGTAACTACGGTTGCCGGGACAGGAACAGCTGGTGCAAACAATGGCGCAGGAAACGTAGCAACCTTTAATCTCCCGTTTGGTCTCGCTGTTGACGGTTCTGGTTTTTTATACGTTGGTGATTTTACGACGAACCTTATTCGAAAAGTCGTTTCTTCTGCCTTTACTATTTCTCCTTCCCTATCGCCAGGGTTGGCATTCGATGGTAGCAATGGTGCGATCAGTGGCACTCCTACCGCATCCGCGCCAACCAATTATACTGTAACTGCCTACAACGCTTATGGAACAGGAGCCGCCCCGCTTTCGATCACGGTGGTCAATAACGGCGCGCCCAGTCCTAGCGCGGATATGAACTATATCGCAACGATGGTCCCCAAGCTTGCAGGTATTACTACCAACGACGCGCTATACGCCATTAGTAATGATGTGACTATGGTCGAAACAAACATAGAATACCTCGATGATTTGGGCCGTCCGATCCAAGAGGTGCAGGTTAAAGGAAGTCCGTCACAGCGCGACATCATACAGCCTATTGCTTACGATGGCTATGGGAGAGAAACGATTAAGTACTTACCATACCCGGTTAAACCGACCGCCACAAGCGACGGGCGGTATAACGCCACAGCGATTTCCGATCAGGCTTCGTTTTACGCGAATCCAAGTAGTGCAACTTGGAATGCTCCTGGTGTTGCTAGCACTAACTTCCCAACTTCTGAAACCAAAATTGAGACATCGCCTCTTGATCGTCCTTTGGAGCAGGGAGCTCCGGGTGATAATTGGCAATTGACTGGCAAATCGGGAACAACAAATGCCGGGCACACTACCAAATTTGCATATGCAACCAATAACGCATCCGGCGTTTCATCCGGTACCGGCTTTTGGGCAAAATTATATGGCGTGGATTACCCAGCTCCGGGTCAATTTAAAACAGCGTTGAAAGACCTCGGTGGATATCAACTTAACCAGTTATTTGTAACAGTTACGAAGAATGAAAACTGGTTGCCATCGCAGACAAATCAAAAATGGAACACTACTGAAGAATACCAGGACAAAGCGGGAAAAGTTGTTCTACGACGGGTTTTTAATCACAATGATAATACTAATCAAGACGAAATTTTATCTACCTACTATGTATATGACGATTATTCTAATTTAACCTACGTCTTGCCCCCAAATGCTGACCCTGATGCGGGGAACATTACTCAGGATAAATTGGATGCGTTTTGTTATCAATACAGGTACGACGGACGTAACAGAATGGTGGAAAAAAAGATTCCGGGCCAAGGTTGGCTGCTGATGCTTTATAACAAAATGGATCAATTGGTCGGATTGCAAGACTCCGTGCAAAGGATGAAAAACCCTCAAGAGTGGAATTTTGTTAAATACGATGGTTTCCAGCGAACAGTGATCTCCGGCTTCTATACCTTGCCGGGAAGCACTGTTGGTGTAGATTACCGTGCTCAACAGCAAGCTCTTGTTGACGCTCAAACAAGCGAATGGGAAACAAAATTGCCTGGCGCTGACTATACCACGCGTACTTATCCCACTATTGGTTTTTCAACCCTATCAGCGAATTACTTCGATAATTACGATATTCCTGGCAGACCAGGAATTTATACGCCTTCCAGTTATAACAAAATGACTCGAGGACTTCCGACAGGGTCAAAAGTTGCTTTGTTAACGAGTTCGCTACCGCTCTTATTAAAAACTCAGTACTACGATCAGAACTGGAATATCGGACAAAACTATGTTCAACACTTTAAAGGAGCGAATGTTACAATAAGAAATTATGACAGCTTCGATAATACTTACGATTTTTTAAGACAGCAGACCAATTCTGTACGTAATCATTATATATACGTGAGTGGGCAGACAAATGCTGTAATCAAATACAATATTGCCAAGGAATCAATTTACGATCATGTTGGCAGGCAAAAAGAAAGTTGGCAGCAGATTACGAATCAAGACGGGACATCGGCACCGGTTTCGGATACCAAAGTACAGCTCTCAAAATTAGACTATAACGAAATAGGGCAATTGCTAACAAAACATTTGCACAGCACCAATGGCACCAGTTATTTACAAGATGTTGGGTTTCAGTATAACGAACGGGGTTGGCTTTTAAAAAGCACCGCTCCATTATTTGAAGAACAATTGCAATATAACGTTGTAAATGGCATTAGTGGCATTTCGCCAACAGCGCAATATAACGGAAATATTGCGAGCCAAAGTTGGGGCACTGCGTCTGCACAAAACGTGAATAGTTATACCTATTCGTACGACAAATTAAATCGACTAATTAGTGGTACATCAACGGAAGGAAATACCGAGATCGCGGCCTATGACCGAATGGGTAATATTCGTGCGCTGAATCGGTATAATACTGGCGGAGTATTGGTTGATCAGTTAACTTATAATTATACCGTAGGAAGCTCTAATACGAACATATTACAAACCATTACCGATGGGACGCTAAACGATAGCGGTGTTAAGCACGGTACTTCAAACTATAACTACGACGGCAATGGTAATATGCTTGTAGATCAAAGCCGAATTTCCGGAACAGTGAATTTCTCATATAACAGGCTTAATTTACCGCAAAACGTTACCGGAGCGAAGACCATAACCTATACATATGATGCGTCAGGCCAAAAACTTAGAAGAGTAAGTGCAGCGACCAGTAATACAGATTACGTTGCCGGCATTCAATACGATGGTGCAACATCTGCGCTTTCGTTTATTCGAAACGACGAAGGAGAGTCGCTTCCCATTGACGCGGTATCTTATAACTATGAATATTACTTATTCGATCATTTAGGGAATATACGAGTATCCTTCGATTCTAGAACCGGCGTTGCACGAAAAGTCCAAGAAGACAATTACTATCCTTATGGACAGGAGATCAACTATAGTGTATCGGGAACTAAAAACGAGTATTTATATAACAAGAAAGAATTAGAGGAGGAGATAGGCGATTACGATTATGGTGCAAGGTTCTATGACCCACTAGTGGCAAGATGGACGTCCATTGACCCAATGTCTGAAAGTGGTCACCAATTCAGTCCCTATAGTTACGTTGAGGGCAATCCTATGGGGAATACCGACCCTAACGGGATGGAGACAGACATTGGTACCGGTTGGAGTTTAGAAAAACTTCAAGAAATATTTGGATCAAATTCGGTACAAATAGGATACTTGGAAAGCGAACAGGCAACTTCGTCGAGTAAGCCTCCGGGCACAGACAAATCACCTAATGCGCAACGAACAAGAGGATATTGGCGAACCCTGTGGGACGACATGTCAAATTACGATGATGCAACTAGCATTACGCAAAATTGGAATAGAATCATAGATAAGCCCCAAACGGCTCTTTTGTATGCGGGTGATGCTTATTATAATGCGATCCAAGTATTTACCACAGATTTTTGGGTGAACCAATATCATGGCATGGTAAATTACTTCAATGCACCTGCCGAAGTAAGGGCAAAAATAGACTCGAGGGGGCTTCACGGACAAATCGTCGGATTTGGAACCTTTGCACCAATTAGTGAGTTTGCGAGCTTTAAGAACACTCCGTTTGTGGATGTCGGCCCCACATTCAGTGAATATAAGGCTTCTCGTGGCGGCACTAAAACATTGGCTAAAATAAAAGTTGAGGAAGGTTACCAACTTATTAGCGACGAATTTCATCACGCTTTCATAACTCAACGTATGCAAAAAGCGTATAATATTCCAAACTATTTTGTTAACAATCGGTTTAATGTGATAAAGTTAAACACCGTTCAACATGCGCTCATAGATCCATATAGATATCAGTTTCTTAGAGCGAGTTTCAAGCCCCGTCTAGGACTCTTTACGGGCGAATATAATTGGTTTACAAAATTTAAATAA
- a CDS encoding helix-turn-helix domain-containing protein: MQASELITKGDLNEFKSELLTEIRKLVQLDGQGQSKKWLKSNEVRKLLKISPGTLQNLRINGTLSYTRIGSIMYYKLDDINKLLEGGLQ; the protein is encoded by the coding sequence ATGCAAGCAAGTGAACTGATCACTAAAGGAGATCTGAATGAATTTAAAAGCGAACTGTTAACAGAAATCAGGAAACTGGTTCAACTGGACGGACAGGGGCAGTCAAAAAAATGGCTTAAAAGTAACGAAGTACGGAAGCTGCTGAAAATATCACCGGGCACCTTACAGAACCTGCGCATCAACGGGACATTGAGTTATACCCGTATCGGCAGCATCATGTATTACAAGCTCGATGACATCAACAAGCTACTGGAAGGGGGGCTGCAATGA
- a CDS encoding DUF5712 family protein, with the protein MHINITTSETGNNKGSSSQLVAYLERENRIAEAQDKQYKLEYWFNHERNNSQPYEVRSGIDNNIAKLSKDDAKFFLVNISPSEKELLYLKEKFGKEGAKDYLKAYANEVMDAYAKNFKRDRVEGNQDLVYYAKLENKRYYTYKDLEVRKGMASRGDVKPGEQMHVQVIVSRKDASNTIKLSPLNNSKGTNAEHSKIVGQFDRVAFKQSAEQIFDRMFNYEREIKESFGYANAMKNGSYEQKVEFREKQRVQESGNLFQQSHSKGILEVLLDGAAKNYGPPTVDDGKRRKKKKRPGQDYDRGQQLSR; encoded by the coding sequence ATGCACATCAATATTACAACCAGTGAAACCGGGAACAATAAAGGCAGCAGCAGCCAGTTGGTAGCCTACCTCGAAAGAGAGAACCGTATCGCCGAAGCGCAGGATAAACAATATAAGCTGGAGTATTGGTTCAACCACGAACGGAATAATAGCCAGCCCTATGAAGTAAGGTCAGGCATCGATAATAATATAGCGAAGCTTTCAAAGGACGATGCCAAGTTTTTCCTGGTGAACATCAGCCCGAGTGAAAAAGAGTTATTATACCTGAAAGAGAAGTTTGGAAAGGAGGGTGCGAAAGATTATTTAAAAGCTTACGCCAATGAGGTAATGGATGCTTATGCTAAAAACTTTAAGCGTGACCGGGTAGAAGGTAACCAGGACCTGGTTTATTATGCCAAGCTGGAAAACAAAAGGTATTACACTTATAAAGATCTGGAAGTGAGGAAAGGCATGGCCAGCCGAGGAGATGTCAAGCCGGGCGAGCAGATGCATGTACAGGTCATTGTCAGCAGGAAGGATGCCAGTAACACCATCAAGTTAAGCCCGCTGAATAATTCAAAAGGGACGAATGCTGAACATAGTAAAATCGTCGGGCAGTTTGACCGGGTAGCTTTTAAGCAGTCGGCGGAGCAGATCTTTGACCGGATGTTTAATTATGAAAGGGAGATCAAAGAATCGTTTGGATATGCGAATGCTATGAAAAATGGAAGCTACGAACAAAAGGTTGAGTTCAGGGAAAAACAGAGGGTTCAGGAGTCCGGTAACCTGTTCCAGCAAAGCCATAGCAAAGGGATCCTGGAGGTGTTGCTTGATGGTGCCGCCAAAAACTATGGTCCGCCGACAGTAGACGACGGAAAAAGGCGCAAAAAGAAAAAACGACCGGGACAGGATTATGATCGGGGACAACAGCTATCACGGTAA